The DNA sequence CTTAAGTGTGGTCGTGTTCGGGATGCCCACAAGCTGTTTGATGGATTGCCCCAACGTGATTTGGTGTGTTGGAGTGCTTTGATTTCTGGTTACTCTAACTGTGGGCATGTAGATGAGGCCAAAGAGCTTTTTTATGAGATGAGGAAAACAGGTCTTGAACCCAATAATGTGTCATGGAATGGAATGATCTCGGGTTTCAATCGTAGTGGCTTGTATGCTGAGGCGATGGCCATGTACCAGAAAATGCATTCAGAAGGCTTTCTTCCTGATGCTTCTAGTGTTTCTAGTATTCTTCCTGCTATTTCAGAATTTGAAGATTTAAATATGGGAGTTCAGATTCATGATTATGTGATCAAGCAAGGATTTGGGTCAGATAAATGTGTCTTTAGTGCACTTATTAATATGTATGGGAAGTGTTCTTCTGTACTTGAGATGTCACAAGTTTTTGATGAAATGGATCAAAGGGACATTGGTTCTGTAAATGCTTATATTACAGGGCTCTCGCGAAATGGTCTAGTTGACAATGCACTGAAGGTGTTTAGAAGATATAAGGGTGAAGGAGCAGAATTGAATATTGTCTCTTGGACATCAATGATTGCGAGTTGCTCTCAAAATGGAAAGGATATAGATGCATTGGAACTTTTTCGGGAGATGCAAGTTGAAGGGTTGAAACCTAATGCCGTGACAATCCCATGCTTGCTTCCTGCGTGTGGGAATATTGCAGCGCTAATGCACGGTAAGGCAGCCCATTGTTTCTCCCTTAGAACAGGGATCTTTAATGATGTATATGTTGGTAGTGCATTGATTGATATGTATGCAAATTGTGGGAAAATACAATTATCTCGGCTTTGTTTTGATAAATTGCCCACTAGAAATTTGGTTTGTTGGAATGCCATTATGAGTGGATATTCAATGCATGGGAAAGCTAAAGAAACCATCGAGCTATTCCATATGATGCAGAAGAGTGGACATAAACCTGATTTTATCAGCTTTACTTGTGTGTTATCTGCATGCAGCCAGAATGGCCTAACAGATGAAGGATGGCATTATTTTTCTAACATGTCGAAAGAGCATGGTATAAAAGCGAGGTTGGAGCATTATGCTTGCATGGTTACACTTCTTAGTCGTGCAGGAAAACTTGAAGATGCGTATTCCATGATAATGGATATGCCCGTTACACCAGATGCTTGTGTTTGGGGAGCATTGCTAAGTTCTTGTCGAGTGCACAATAATGTTAGATTAGGTGAGATTTCAGCTGAAAAGCTCTTCGAGTTAGAACCAAGAAATCCAGGGAACTATGttattttatcaaatatttaTGCTGCAAAGGGCATGTGGAGTGAAGTAGATAGAGTTAGGGATATGATGAGTCAGAAGGGTCTTAGAAAGAACCCTGGCTGTAGTTGGATTGAGGTTAAAAATAAATTGCACATGCTTCTTGCGGGAGACAAATCACACCCTCAAAGAGAGCAAATTATTGACAAGCTGAATCAATTGAGCATGGAGATGAAGAAATCTGGTCACTTTCCCAACATGAGCTTTGTGCTTCAAGATGTAGAGGAACAAGAGAAGGAACATATTTTATGTGGACACAGTGAGAAATTGGCAGTTGCATTTGGGCTGCTCAACACTCCTCCAGGGTCTTCTTTAAGGGTGATCAAGAACCTAAGAATCTGCGGCGATTGTCATTCTTTTATAAAATTCATATCCGGCTTTGAAGGAAGAGAAATTTTCGTTAGAGACACTAATCGCTTCCATCATTTCAAAGATGGAGATTGTTCTTGTGGGGATTATTGGTGAGTTGCTGGCCTGATCTAGTCAAAGATTGCAACCTCACTGAATGAAGTATTTCACCACATTGAGAAAAGACAAGTACACCCATAGCATCCCTGAAGGTGAGGGAACTAAAGTTACTTGACTAATTTCATTGATAATGAAGTGGTCATGCTTTAAGTTTTTGTTTGCCTTGtctctatattttttatgttcaTCCTTTTAGCTAACTTTAGTGCATGACCGGTCCTAGCATACTTCATGTCTGTCATAGTTCAATCTACTTGCAACTAATTCATTATTAAATGATGCGTATCT is a window from the Cannabis sativa cultivar Pink pepper isolate KNU-18-1 chromosome 1, ASM2916894v1, whole genome shotgun sequence genome containing:
- the LOC115706058 gene encoding pentatricopeptide repeat-containing protein At1g20230 — encoded protein: MNFCRLFTTLLHQKPFGGNGHALLLDSNILKHLNSDSASPSQTRKSHASLLKTGLFYNSHLNTKLLSLYANNLCFVDANLILDSIPNPDLFSFSTLIHAFAKRNHSVHALRIFTRMLVHGVEPDNFLFPSVVKSCAGLLSLEVGKQVHGFAFVFGFSLDVFVQSSLLHMYLKCGRVRDAHKLFDGLPQRDLVCWSALISGYSNCGHVDEAKELFYEMRKTGLEPNNVSWNGMISGFNRSGLYAEAMAMYQKMHSEGFLPDASSVSSILPAISEFEDLNMGVQIHDYVIKQGFGSDKCVFSALINMYGKCSSVLEMSQVFDEMDQRDIGSVNAYITGLSRNGLVDNALKVFRRYKGEGAELNIVSWTSMIASCSQNGKDIDALELFREMQVEGLKPNAVTIPCLLPACGNIAALMHGKAAHCFSLRTGIFNDVYVGSALIDMYANCGKIQLSRLCFDKLPTRNLVCWNAIMSGYSMHGKAKETIELFHMMQKSGHKPDFISFTCVLSACSQNGLTDEGWHYFSNMSKEHGIKARLEHYACMVTLLSRAGKLEDAYSMIMDMPVTPDACVWGALLSSCRVHNNVRLGEISAEKLFELEPRNPGNYVILSNIYAAKGMWSEVDRVRDMMSQKGLRKNPGCSWIEVKNKLHMLLAGDKSHPQREQIIDKLNQLSMEMKKSGHFPNMSFVLQDVEEQEKEHILCGHSEKLAVAFGLLNTPPGSSLRVIKNLRICGDCHSFIKFISGFEGREIFVRDTNRFHHFKDGDCSCGDYW